From Eptesicus fuscus isolate TK198812 chromosome 13, DD_ASM_mEF_20220401, whole genome shotgun sequence, the proteins below share one genomic window:
- the LOC103292752 gene encoding macrophage-expressed gene 1 protein-like has translation MKELRDSRLPRRSCPPAMALCLASLLALLSAGQGSMGNQEVSDIQGCKQALNVSVLGALPGGGWDNLRNVELGLVLGRSYSQCRTTEDGEYLIPDQVHVVPRRESVVETRAELLDEWLSYTDTWAASINAELSFLPSLNGKFSVDFQDVKKYNLEYETVTARVQLRHNIYSVKASEAPGFHPDFLQHLLILSDHLENNQTREAQYLAEMLVLKYGTHVLTHVEAGATLVQEDQVKREFVGNQAGERSNITLAASALFDRTVNVGAAASWQEQSQFIQDYMRNTVASKTRSHGGLPFYPGITMQTWQKGIGNRLVAISRSGLPLPALLEPKALPELPAPAVYRVAAAVRSAIYRYYAVNAHPGCLRREAPAFNPKANVDDGSCSGGGGGANYSFGGVFQECEAVSGKDADDLCQNYRTANPLTGNASCPANYKASVLNSELKTSSKTHSVCQQQCQTCWLFFSCCQPVCTFREQRSVVRLAASWCAPTQASLPATVGFLFGGLYSPNHPNPLTKGQTCPSYFYPLTLFGDLRVCVSSDLEMGTAQAVPFGGFFSCQVGNPLAGLMKGQSAGLLQEMFYQDRPTAHPMKCPEGYSQHQAYLSDGCQILYCLRAGTLLDQEQEAIRMPPFLPRPLLLNNSSCSQRLSVLVDSSGQQVWVRQKGCGRWRQANINDQSLPATPASGPSVGAIVGACLGTIVGVVAVALGVSYAFRYYKKKVYGKIQGSTLTREQTAYGATETTVVPSSV, from the coding sequence ATGAAGGAGCTAAGGGACAGCAGACTGCCAAGGCGAAGCTGTCCTCCAGCCATGGCCCTGTGCCTGGCATCACTGCTGGCCTTGCTCTCGGCCGGGCAGGGCAGCATGGGGAATCAGGAAGTCTCCGACATCCAAGGCTGCAAGCAGGCACTGAACGTGTCGGTGCTGGGGGCACTGCCTGGAGGCGGCTGGGACAACCTGCGCAACGTGGagctggggctggtgctggggcgCAGCTACTCGCAGTGCCGCACCACGGAGGACGGTGAGTACCTGATCCCAGACCAAGTGCACGTGGTGCCACGGCGCGAGAGCGTGGTGGAGACCCGCGCCGAGCTCCTGGACGAGTGGCTCAGCTACACCGACACCTGGGCGGCCTCCATCAACGCCgagctctccttcctccccagcctcaATGGTAAGTTCTCCGTGGACTTCCAGGACGTCAAGAAGTACAACCTAGAGTACGAGACAGTCACGGCCAGAGTGCAGCTCCGCCACAACATCTACTCTGTGAAGGCCTCGGAGGCCCCCGGCTTCCACCCCGACTTTCTGCAGCATCTGCTGATCCTCAGCGACCACCTGGAGAACAACCAGACCCGCGAGGCCCAGTACCTGGCGGAGATGCTTGTGCTCAAGTACGGCACGCACGTCCTCACCCACGTGGAGGCCGGCGCCACCTTGGTGCAGGAGGACCAGGTAAAGCGGGaatttgtgggcaatcaggccggagAGAGGAGCAACATCACACTGGCCGCCTCGGCCTTGTTTGACCGCACGGTCAATGTCGGGGCCGCGGCCTCctggcaggagcagagccagtTCATCCAGGACTACATGCGCAACACGGTGGCCTCCAAGACGCGCAGCCACGGCGGGCTGCCCTTCTACCCGGGCATCACCATGCAGACGTGGCAGAAGGGCATCGGCAACCGGCTGGTGGCCATCAGCAGGTccggcctgcccctgcccgcGCTGCTGGAGCCCAAGGCGCTGCCCGAGCTCCCGGCGCCCGCGGTGTACCGAGTGGCGGCCGCCGTGCGCAGCGCCATCTATCGCTACTACGCGGTCAACGCGCACCCTGGCTGCCTGAGGCGCGAGGCGCCCGCCTTCAATCCCAAGGCCAACGTGGACGATGGCTCAtgctccggcggcggcggcggagccaACTACAGCTTCGGGGGCGTCTTCCAGGAGTGCGAGGCTGTGTCGGGAAAGGACGCGGATGACCTCTGCCAGAACTATCGCACCGCGAACCCGCTCACCGGCAACGCCTCTTGCCCGGCCAACTACAAGGCCAGCGTCCTGAACAGCGAGCTGAAGACATCAAGCAAGACCCACTCTGTGTGCCAGCAGCAGTGCCAGACGTGCTGGCTCTTCTTCTCCTGCTGCCAGCCCGTGTGCACCTTCCGGGAGCAGCGCAGCGTGGTGCGCCTGGCCGCCTCCTGGTGCGCgcccacccaggcctccctgcccgccACGGTAGGCTTCCTCTTTGGAGGTCTCTATAGCCCCAACCACCCAAACCCGCTCACTAAGGGCCAGACCTGCCCCTCCTACTTCTACCCACTCACACTCTTTGGCGACCTCAGGGTGTGTGTCAGCAGCGACTTAGAGATGGGGACCGCCCAGGCTGTTCCCTTTGGGGGTTTCTTCAGCTGCCAGGTGGGCAACCCTTTGGCTGGCCTCATGAAGGGCCAGAGCgctgggctcctgcaggagaTGTTCTACCAGGACCGTCCCACAGCCCACCCCATGAAGTGTCCAGAAGGGTACAGCCAACACCAGGCTTACCTCAGCGATGGGTGCCAAATCCTCTATTGCCTCAGGGCTGGGACCCTCTTGGACCAGGAGCAGGAAGCTATCCGCATGCCCCCATTTCTTCCCCGCCCCCTCTTGCTCAACAACAGCAGCTGCTCCCAGAGGCTCTCTGTCCTGGTGGACTCCAGTGGTcagcaggtctgggtgaggcaGAAAGGCTGCGGCCGTTGGCGGCAGGCCAACATCAATGACCAGTCTCTGCCAGCCACCCCTGCCTCCGGGCCCAGTGTCGGGGCCATTGTTGGTGCCTGCCTGGGGACCATAGTGGGTGTGGTGGCTGTTGCTCTGGGGGTAAGCTATGCCTTCAGGTACTACAAGAAAAAGGTCTACGGAAAAATACAGGGTAGCACCCTGACCCGGGAGCAGACTGCTTACGGGGCCACTGAAACCACTGTAGTCCCCAGCTCTGTCTGA